The Terriglobales bacterium sequence ACCGGTCGAGCAGCCGGCGACCCACGCGCGAAAGCTGTCGCCCGTGCGCAGGCGCTTTAGCAAATAGGGCAGTATGTCTTCGGCGATCACATCCCACGCCGCTGGATCGCGAAAAAACTCCGTGACGTTGATGAGAATGGTGTCGAGAAGTTCATTGGTCTCGTCAAGATGCGCGCGAATGTGTTCGAGATAAGCGTCGTAGTCCCCGAGCGAGAGCTGGCCCATGCGCTTGCGGATGCGGCGCTCCAGCGTCGTCGGTTTGTAGCCTCGCAGGTCTAAATCGCGCTCTTCCGCGAGGAAGTGCAACAGCTCATCCAGCTTCACGACTCACCCTTGAGAGCAGAGCGATGAAATCTTCGGCGCGATGAGTCGCGCCTGCATGATGAAATCCGCACAGCCGGTTTCGATTCCATGAAAGGGCATGGAAGGAAACATGGCCTCGGCGGGATCTTGCACAATGGTCGACGCGCCCAGCTTCTTCAGGGAGCGCAGACCTTCGGAACCGTCACGACCGGCGCCGGAAAGCAGCACACCGATCGCCGCAGCCCCTCGCCCTTCGGCGACGGATTTGAATAACACGTCCACTGACGGACGCTGCATGCGTACATGCGCTGAAGAAAGCAACTGCAAACGGTCACCAGATAATACAAGGTGCAAATCGGGAGGAGCAATATAGATCAC is a genomic window containing:
- a CDS encoding chemotaxis protein CheB, translated to NKYANLRPRGCVIEKYPTKVRPPSTQPLLGGGVMAQFDVHDDRTESRVARIVAIGASAGGIHCLHEVLPQLPLIPDCCILVVVHLAPLHRSFLPQILGRHGSWMVKQAQDGETIRTGVIYIAPPDLHLVLSGDRLQLLSSAHVRMQRPSVDVLFKSVAEGRGAAAIGVLLSGAGRDGSEGLRSLKKLGASTIVQDPAEAMFPSMPFHGIETGCADFIMQARLIAPKISSLCSQG